Proteins found in one Maridesulfovibrio sp. genomic segment:
- a CDS encoding PPC domain-containing DNA-binding protein, translating to MEYFRYGSKVLIRLDPGEEIITCMTSICEKEDIRLGIVSGIGAVNKATVGLFNPATKKYFSATLEKYFEITSLTGNISQMNGEVYLHLHATLADIEHKAFGGHLNAAIVSATAEIWIDLVEGSADRQLSEKVGLNLLKF from the coding sequence ATGGAGTATTTTCGCTATGGTTCAAAAGTATTGATCAGACTTGACCCGGGTGAAGAAATCATTACCTGCATGACCTCTATCTGCGAGAAGGAAGATATCCGGCTTGGTATTGTTTCCGGGATTGGGGCGGTCAACAAGGCTACGGTCGGGTTGTTCAACCCGGCAACCAAAAAATATTTTTCCGCTACCCTTGAAAAATATTTTGAAATTACGAGCCTGACAGGTAATATCTCTCAAATGAATGGCGAAGTATATTTGCATCTGCATGCAACGCTTGCCGACATAGAGCATAAAGCTTTCGGAGGACATCTGAATGCTGCCATAGTCAGTGCTACAGCGGAAATATGGATTGATCTCGTGGAAGGTTCAGCCGATCGTCAATTAAGCGAGAAGGTCGGATTGAATTTGCTTAAATTCTAA